The Aedes albopictus strain Foshan chromosome 2, AalbF5, whole genome shotgun sequence region CGACGGCCGTCTCTGCGAGCGGCGGGCACGAGGGTCCAGCGGACCGGGGGATTCAAACGAAGTTCGGTCCAGTTGCGGTCACGTGGCGGGACAGCTGGTGCCCCCGCGGCGTAGCGCAAGGCGTGCGCGACGGCGAGGCGGGACGTTCGGCGGAGATACCGGCCCACCGGCTGGATAGCGGACCTTATGGAGCGGGCGATGAACCAGATAAACGTGTGGCACAACGGAGTTTTGGATGGCGTAGCGGGACCTCCGGCGGCAGAACGATTCTCTCGGCAAAATGGCCGGTCTTCGGGTGACAAAGGGGCTTCCAAGTGACGCTGCTGCCCTGCCGGTGATAACCGAGCCCTCCGAGGGAGATTCGGGCCTTACGGTGACAAAACTGGCCCTCCGGTGGCAAGCCGGGCCTTCCGGCGGCGAAGCAGACCTTCCTGCGGCGAATCGGGATTGAGAATGGTGTCGCCGGACCTAGAGACGGCCCAGCGAGCGTTCTGGCTTCACGGCGGTTCGAACGGGCCTTCCGGAGAGGTAACAGGCTTTCTTGGAGCGGACGAAAGcaatgataggctcacaacactCGAATACTATCGGCTTGGCCGACACTTAATCACTTTTGGCAAACTTTTATCCCACACGTGGGTATGTCTTTTCGAACTGCTATACACCTTTGTGGTCTGATAATCGGTAGACGACTGATCCCGCTGGCCACAGTGATCTCGCGCAGGCCCCTTTTCATCCTCATTCTCCCATCGGGAGAGTGGGTGATTCTCACTGTGTCCGGTCCCCATCGATGCCACCTTCACTCCAATATCGAAATTCACCACCCACTTATCATTCGTGTACGCGACCCATCGCCATAGCCACGATTGCTTCATTTAAATTGAACGTTTTCTAGCTTTATAATATTATTCCCTAATTCCGCACACCAAACAAAAAcaagttaccgttcggtaacactATATACACAATCATTCTACTCATGCATTCATTTCTCATCATAAACTCGTCGTGGCTTGCAGTTTGAAATACCTACTCCTGCTCTCAACCTCATGCAGTGGACCCCTTCGATCGTCCACCGTGTAGCAGGTGCTCATCGACGGCATATTACTCCGTCCACTTTTAAGCCTTATAAAGCCCCAAATGAATGCCATCAAACTGGTCACCACGATGAACGCTCCCAAACCCTCCAACACTATCCTGCTGACTGCAACCGAGGGCATCCGAGCAGCAGCATCCTCTTCCAGGCGCATCCGGTTAATCGCCAGATCGGGATCATCAGCCATCCGCGTCATCAGTAGCTCGTCGTAGTAGGAGTCGGATTCTCCGGCTCCACCGTCCTCCACTGTATCGGTTTCGTCTTTGTCATTTCGACGATCACTTTCCGCGATGCGGTTCATATCGGAGATGTCACTTTCGCTGGTGCTGGGAACCGAACTGCCCGGGAAAAGTTCCTTTTTGATGGATTTCGCTTTCGATCGGTTCAGGAAAGGCGGTGGAAGTACAGTCACTTGGCAGGCCCCGAGGTATTCATCTTTCGAGATGTCTTCCTTCATGATCAGGCAGAACTTGTAGCTTTGAATGAATCAAAGAAGGATAAAGTTAGACGATGTAAGTAAGTTTCAAATCAATTAGTCAGAATACGCTCAGGATGttcgtagaaatccttgaaggatttcaatGGCGAATTGTACTcagtttttttggatttttttttttgcaagttgGTTTTGACTAAGAGTATAACGAATCCAGTAACTGTAACTGTATAACTGTTATACTCGATAGAATATTAGGATCAATATGATAATCACCTGAGCTCACTCTGAAGATCGTACGCCCCTATCAGTTTGGTCAGGAAAATGTAGTCTGTAGCGTTAGCCGTTTCTGGTAAATGATTGCAAGACACCTAAAATCATAAAACAAGTATTTTAATCACATCCAAACCACTCTGCAAATATTCTACTAACCTCTGAATTGTACAGAATATTCTCTGGATCATCATCATGGAACACGTACACGAACCGGCAAGAATACTCATCCGTTTGCATCCTCCAATATAGCAGAACATCGCTCTCATCGGTGAAATTAATCCCCTTCAGTTGAACATCCGGACTGATTTCCCTTATGTAAGACATATTGTTCTTCAGCTTGAGCATTACCTCGATGGTCTTGAACGTACTCTCGTCGGCCTTTTCCTTGTTCTCACCGTTTCCATTGCagttcatcgaatcagtcgaaacCTGCAGCAAGGAAGCCCCTTCCAAATGGGGAGGTGTGGCACAGACCGCACCCAACACGTCCTGTGAAGCGATCCTCGACGTGGACAACCATTCAACAAATGGTTTCATTGAACAATCGCACGCAAGTGGGTTGTTCTCCAAGGAGAGGCTATGCAGCGAGGACGCATTGTACAGGGCGTTCTGCGCAATGATCGAGATATCGTTCCCATCGAGACGAAGTTCCTTGAGTGACGGTAACGGAGCAACGATGTCTGCGGTTAGCGCTCGGAGGAAATTGTGCGTAAGATCGAGAACGATCAGACGTGGGAGATGTTTTAGGGATGACCCAGATATGGCTACGATCCCGTTGTGGCCTAGATCCAAGACCTGGAGCGATGCAAGTCCGGAAAAGGCGTGGTCCTGTAGGACATCTATTTGATTGTGGCGGACGGAGAGCATCTGAAGATAGGCTAGACCTTCCAGCGCCCCATTTTGTATGCTGGTGATGGAGTTTTTATCCAGATTTAGGATTTCAAGGCCTTTGATGATCGGAAGAGTGGTGTTTTTCAGTGGTCCTCGAATAGTGTTCGATCGTAGATCCAGCTCTCTGAGGTTAAGGCACGACTCCAGGGACTTCATGGTTTCCGGCGTTTCTCCAAGTCGATTTCCGTTGAGCTTGAGGTGGATCAGATTGCGAATGGGAAGGAAGCTTTTCGGGGCGATCAATGAAACCTGATTATCGCTCAGTTCCAAGTATGATAGTTTCGAAACCGAAATGAAATCCGTACTTTGAATTGATTTGATCTTGTTGTTGGATAGATCCAATCGATCTAGCTGAGGCAACGCAGCCAACGCCTGCATTGGTACACTAGTCAATGCGTTATTTGGTAACCCTAATGCCTGTAAAGAATTCTTAATCCCAGCAAATGCTTGACGATTCACCCGCTTGATCTCACCCGACGAAATCACGAGGCCTTGTAGCGAAACGCCTTCAAAAATATTCGCGTCATTTATCACCGTCACGTTCTTCAAAGTGCAATCCAACAGTGACACCGAATAACGAGACGATCTCAGACCTTCGGCGATCAACTCCAGCCCGTGTAGATCTCCACGGCATCGCAACGTATGAGGCATATCGCATCCACATTCCAAATTGGCGTTCTGTGTGATATTCGGACATTGCCAGTCTCCCAAATCTACGGCCGGGGTAATCTGAGCGACCTTCTTGTCGAATCGTTTCTTACCCAGTTCCCCTTTGTTAACATACTTCAGCGTACTCCACGTGACTCCGAAAGCTTCCTTGGCGCTATCTTGGTTAATCGTGTCGGGTTTTGTGGTTCTTTGGTTGTTAGATGTGCTACTGCTACTGCTTATGCTACTATCACTAGTGTTGGTGTTACTGATGACTACAATATCGGTTGGAACTATCCTAAGTACGGTTGACTCGGTGCTAGGGAATGCAGGGAGGATGCTTTGGCCCTTCTGAGGAGTGTTGACCGACGTTCGGAGGCCTCCGCCGGCGATTCCCGCTGTCATGAATTCAGCTCCGCAGCAAGAGGCGATTGTGTGTAACAGGACTAGACACGAGATGATGTGAAATCTGAAATACGAAAGAAAAATAAAGGTTATAATCTTTCAGTTGTCTACAATGCATGATGTGACAGGCGTCATTTTGTCCTAAAATAGAAAATTACCAGCACTAACACATTTAAGATGCAAGTGCTgagcgacggagatagtcgagtgactccgtagcttgaaggaatagaagcgtccGTCAAGCGAATTggaagtcgtgagttcgagtctcactggagtacgtggatttcttttcatatttcaaatctcaatttgttcatcgagcacaggtttctgttgtgcacatggatgtcaaagcattttcaacacatAAATTAATTAGTGTCCGTAAGCCCGTAAGTGTCGTGCGTTTTTCTCCATCAGTTACTATTAATCCATAGTTCAGGAGTCTATCGACCTTCGTTGCTTCCAAAAACCACCACCAGATGGAAACCGTGATCATGTTGGTAGCGTGAAAGGGGTGGCGATACGGGTCCTCAAGATGGACGTGTTGACGGACACGATGATTTGGAAGAAACGCGAATGACTTGGTCACTGACCAAACCTGAAGGATAGTGACCTTATTGAGAGAATGACACCTGTGACATAAAACTCCATAGGAGAACATTCAAACCCACtatcagtgttgaaaatttcatttcgtcatttctaaattcaatcgcctacagctaattttagaagctgaacctgagaatatggtatatgaaaaacttgtgcggctagaccaattctgctagaaagtcacggaaaaactgatatttttcgaatatttaaggtaaatgtcacggaccacctttgtaaaatgctaaatgatattcaccgtgaatatcatttggcatttttcaaaggaagcccgtgacatttaccttaaatattcgaaaaatatcggtttttccgtgactttctagcagaattggtctagccgcacaagtttttcatataccatattctcaggttcagcctccaaaatgagctgtaggtgattgaatttagatatgacgaaatgaatttttcagcactgcccaCTATGCTTGTGAACAGGGAAATTAAAGGTTGGAGAAAAGTGTAAGAGATTAGAGAGGAAACATAGAAGGACACAGCAGTCACAACACCCTGCAGTTTAGGGTAGAACTTCAGCTCTGCATGCTGAATGATCCTCCCGCTACGTTGGGAAGTACCGGCTAATTCCGCCGTCACGGACCAACGGACGCGGTTGACGGCGGGATTTTTCAGAACTTCCATAGGGAAGGATAGGGAGTGGTATCCGGTCGACATTTACATCTctacattggcggagccagcattctcttttttcttactcactctcctaaacatacacgagaaggagAAAGCAGCTTGTCTCCTCTTTCATCTTACTCTTTCTCGTTTATgagcatccataaattacgtcacgcaaaaattggtcattttcaaccccatccctcctatgtcacactttttgtgtgGGATCTCTGAAACTTTTGTaggggtcgtcacactttgctgaacctaCCCCCTTCCCCCTCCCCCTTAAAGCgtaacgtcatttatggacgctccatgTACAACCAAATTACATATGTGCTGTCCACTGGTGAGTTCAATGTGTGTTTGAGAATCTCCCTAGAATATAAGTCCTTGTATCTACAAGCGTAACCAGATCGAAACGTCTTGAAGCCCTTCTGAAACGGCCTGAAATGACGAAATGAATTGAAGCACCTCTGAAACCCTCCTGATACACACCTGAGGGCCAGTGAAGACCACAAACTTCACTTATAACATGCTTAAAcgtcctgaaacacccctgaagttCGCCAGATAGCTTATCAAGTCCTTCGTAAAACTTTATGAAACCTCTTCCGTTTACCCGATGGAGACGCCCTGAAATGTCGCTAAAACCCTCCTGAAATCCCCGCGAAGCTCGTCTCAGTGGCTGTGAAGACCTtttaaagccctctgaaaccttcaAAAACGCCCTGCGCCACTCTGGAACGcgatgaaacgctttgaaacacctctgaaacccccctaactaaatctatgtgaagcagTGGAATAAATCTCCAAAAGTTGGATCACAGTTGGACCCACATGTGATAACTGTTAGGTCAATGTTGGacttggtggccaaaataaaaactggTTATAATCTATCATTGTCAGGTTTGATCTCTTCTATAATGaacaaagctttaaacctacgaCAGCACAATGTATGCTGAACTGAATTATGTGTTCCAGTCATCAGTCGACGGAGAGCCTTGGATGATGCTGGggtcgtttttgagttatcggacaAATATGTCAGGTTTTCTTTGGGAATctaaaaaaattgtcaaaa contains the following coding sequences:
- the LOC109399235 gene encoding chaoptin isoform X2, which encodes MGIEGIETRFHIISCLVLLHTIASCCGAEFMTAGIAGGGLRTSVNTPQKGQSILPAFPSTESTVLRIVPTDIVVISNTNTSDSSISSSSSTSNNQRTTKPDTINQDSAKEAFGVTWSTLKYVNKGELGKKRFDKKVAQITPAVDLGDWQCPNITQNANLECGCDMPHTLRCRGDLHGLELIAEGLRSSRYSVSLLDCTLKNVTVINDANIFEGVSLQGLVISSGEIKRVNRQAFAGIKNSLQALGLPNNALTSVPMQALAALPQLDRLDLSNNKIKSIQSTDFISVSKLSYLELSDNQVSLIAPKSFLPIRNLIHLKLNGNRLGETPETMKSLESCLNLRELDLRSNTIRGPLKNTTLPIIKGLEILNLDKNSITSIQNGALEGLAYLQMLSVRHNQIDVLQDHAFSGLASLQVLDLGHNGIVAISGSSLKHLPRLIVLDLTHNFLRALTADIVAPLPSLKELRLDGNDISIIAQNALYNASSLHSLSLENNPLACDCSMKPFVEWLSTSRIASQDVLGAVCATPPHLEGASLLQVSTDSMNCNGNGENKEKADESTFKTIEVMLKLKNNMSYIREISPDVQLKGINFTDESDVLLYWRMQTDEYSCRFVYVFHDDDPENILYNSEVSCNHLPETANATDYIFLTKLIGAYDLQSELSYKFCLIMKEDISKDEYLGACQVTVLPPPFLNRSKAKSIKKELFPGSSVPSTSESDISDMNRIAESDRRNDKDETDTVEDGGAGESDSYYDELLMTRMADDPDLAINRMRLEEDAAARMPSVAVSRIVLEGLGAFIVVTSLMAFIWGFIRLKSGRSNMPSMSTCYTVDDRRGPLHEVESRSRYFKLQATTSL
- the LOC109399235 gene encoding chaoptin isoform X3, with amino-acid sequence MTAGIAGGGLRTSVNTPQKGQSILPAFPSTESTVLRIVPTDIVVISNTNTSDSSISSSSSTSNNQRTTKPDTINQDSAKEAFGVTWSTLKYVNKGELGKKRFDKKVAQITPAVDLGDWQCPNITQNANLECGCDMPHTLRCRGDLHGLELIAEGLRSSRYSVSLLDCTLKNVTVINDANIFEGVSLQGLVISSGEIKRVNRQAFAGIKNSLQALGLPNNALTSVPMQALAALPQLDRLDLSNNKIKSIQSTDFISVSKLSYLELSDNQVSLIAPKSFLPIRNLIHLKLNGNRLGETPETMKSLESCLNLRELDLRSNTIRGPLKNTTLPIIKGLEILNLDKNSITSIQNGALEGLAYLQMLSVRHNQIDVLQDHAFSGLASLQVLDLGHNGIVAISGSSLKHLPRLIVLDLTHNFLRALTADIVAPLPSLKELRLDGNDISIIAQNALYNASSLHSLSLENNPLACDCSMKPFVEWLSTSRIASQDVLGAVCATPPHLEGASLLQVSTDSMNCNGNGENKEKADESTFKTIEVMLKLKNNMSYIREISPDVQLKGINFTDESDVLLYWRMQTDEYSCRFVYVFHDDDPENILYNSEVSCNHLPETANATDYIFLTKLIGAYDLQSELSYKFCLIMKEDISKDEYLGACQVTVLPPPFLNRSKAKSIKKELFPGSSVPSTSESDISDMNRIAESDRRNDKDETDTVEDGGAGESDSYYDELLMTRMADDPDLAINRMRLEEDAAARMPSVAVSRIVLEGLGAFIVVTSLMAFIWGFIRLKSGRSNMPSMSTCYTVDDRRGPLHEVESRSRYFKLQATTSL
- the LOC109399235 gene encoding uncharacterized protein LOC109399235 isoform X1; protein product: MIAFPEEGNMSIGGYRPQHRGRNRFPCRRPPQRLMASSSSSAQSSVGVERRRTASVIASMGHQSRFHIISCLVLLHTIASCCGAEFMTAGIAGGGLRTSVNTPQKGQSILPAFPSTESTVLRIVPTDIVVISNTNTSDSSISSSSSTSNNQRTTKPDTINQDSAKEAFGVTWSTLKYVNKGELGKKRFDKKVAQITPAVDLGDWQCPNITQNANLECGCDMPHTLRCRGDLHGLELIAEGLRSSRYSVSLLDCTLKNVTVINDANIFEGVSLQGLVISSGEIKRVNRQAFAGIKNSLQALGLPNNALTSVPMQALAALPQLDRLDLSNNKIKSIQSTDFISVSKLSYLELSDNQVSLIAPKSFLPIRNLIHLKLNGNRLGETPETMKSLESCLNLRELDLRSNTIRGPLKNTTLPIIKGLEILNLDKNSITSIQNGALEGLAYLQMLSVRHNQIDVLQDHAFSGLASLQVLDLGHNGIVAISGSSLKHLPRLIVLDLTHNFLRALTADIVAPLPSLKELRLDGNDISIIAQNALYNASSLHSLSLENNPLACDCSMKPFVEWLSTSRIASQDVLGAVCATPPHLEGASLLQVSTDSMNCNGNGENKEKADESTFKTIEVMLKLKNNMSYIREISPDVQLKGINFTDESDVLLYWRMQTDEYSCRFVYVFHDDDPENILYNSEVSCNHLPETANATDYIFLTKLIGAYDLQSELSYKFCLIMKEDISKDEYLGACQVTVLPPPFLNRSKAKSIKKELFPGSSVPSTSESDISDMNRIAESDRRNDKDETDTVEDGGAGESDSYYDELLMTRMADDPDLAINRMRLEEDAAARMPSVAVSRIVLEGLGAFIVVTSLMAFIWGFIRLKSGRSNMPSMSTCYTVDDRRGPLHEVESRSRYFKLQATTSL